A single genomic interval of uncultured Cohaesibacter sp. harbors:
- a CDS encoding multidrug efflux SMR transporter, with the protein MAWVYLFVAGILETVWAFTMKKSDGFSNFTPTAITIITMIASFGLLSVAMKVLPLGTAYMIWTGIGAVGAFVVGIVILGEPLTAVRVVAALLIISGIITMKLSSAT; encoded by the coding sequence ATGGCGTGGGTTTATCTTTTTGTTGCCGGAATCTTGGAGACTGTTTGGGCTTTCACCATGAAGAAGTCTGACGGGTTTTCAAACTTCACCCCGACCGCGATCACGATCATAACAATGATCGCGAGTTTCGGACTGCTGTCCGTAGCAATGAAAGTACTTCCGCTTGGAACGGCCTATATGATTTGGACGGGAATAGGAGCTGTCGGCGCGTTTGTTGTCGGTATTGTAATTCTTGGAGAGCCCCTGACGGCTGTACGAGTGGTTGCTGCGCTTCTTATTATCAGCGGCATCATCACTATGAAGCTTTCTAGTGCGACCTGA
- a CDS encoding invasion associated locus B family protein, whose protein sequence is MPHSSSISLKVAVFATLAAAFLLIQASSFALAQTPLPKAKDQSEPTVTTATYGNWILRCVKAGAKTQNSDQLSRQCEIVQTIQVQGQRQPIAQIALGHQPGKKELTLTTVLPVNISLPGGVFVAAKAVKGEAPTGVVALAWQRCFQGSCLANAQLKPEDLKQFQQETEAGLLGFVEASGRTISIPLSWNGLTAATTALENKE, encoded by the coding sequence ATGCCTCATAGTTCTTCCATTTCTCTCAAAGTGGCGGTTTTCGCTACGCTCGCTGCTGCCTTTTTGCTGATTCAAGCATCGTCTTTTGCTTTAGCGCAGACGCCTTTGCCCAAGGCAAAAGATCAATCGGAACCGACGGTGACCACTGCCACCTATGGCAACTGGATCCTGCGCTGTGTCAAGGCTGGTGCAAAGACGCAAAACTCCGATCAGCTTTCAAGGCAATGCGAGATTGTCCAGACCATCCAGGTGCAAGGCCAGAGGCAACCGATTGCACAGATTGCTCTGGGGCATCAGCCAGGCAAAAAGGAACTGACCCTGACAACCGTGCTGCCGGTCAATATTTCCTTGCCCGGCGGCGTGTTTGTTGCGGCCAAGGCAGTCAAGGGAGAGGCCCCGACTGGTGTCGTGGCACTTGCCTGGCAGCGGTGCTTTCAAGGTAGCTGTTTGGCCAACGCGCAATTGAAACCTGAGGATCTCAAGCAATTCCAGCAAGAAACGGAAGCGGGCCTTCTCGGCTTCGTTGAGGCATCCGGCCGCACCATTTCCATTCCGCTATCATGGAACGGCCTTACAGCCGCGACAACGGCTCTAGAGAACAAAGAGTAG
- a CDS encoding ShlB/FhaC/HecB family hemolysin secretion/activation protein translates to MTISNRKALCLSLLSSSVLCAVTLALSGPAQAQTASQITKHTYAPTMIKPVGHGVTLPSGGGLVAPAGADTLFVTPSGLDVSGGVPAMFSETAKIEASIKNRRITAADLFKAASALEKAYAKAGYLLVRVSLPPQTIKDGNRLKLVVTKGFIEAIDTSALSERVEPLVGRFLANLVGRNDVTRSDIERRLLLAGDTPGLHLKSVLKAGQTPGSTVIVVDGRHDAVTASVSLDNALSDEMGRWSVGLNAQFNSLLGFGEVVYGQISGYPSLDDEAVFDSDPRNRQLAAGFSVPLGTGGAWLGMEAVDSRTHPTSSVGFTVPDHFQRFTTRLGYHWIRSRNANLSSTISFDVASELQQTDVGGSRNDFTEDELRIVRFTQAGDIFPDWGGHLSASATLSVGLDALGARHGTTSLPLSRNGASPDFAKLDLNARFSHAFGTHFGAFSLAAKAQTSFGEPLVSSEQMGIAGMEWLSAFTNGDLAGDSALAVRAEWSMPEKLPTMFDWQSDIGGAVSPYLFAAAGVMSLEQPTAQEHDVTRAMSVGAGLRIGLSQKDSARTSALTLEYAYGDADHAGGQSRFNIALQASF, encoded by the coding sequence ATGACCATTTCCAATAGAAAAGCCCTTTGTCTGTCCTTGCTTTCAAGCTCTGTCTTGTGCGCAGTGACACTCGCGCTCTCCGGTCCTGCTCAGGCCCAGACGGCTAGTCAGATAACCAAACACACATATGCGCCCACCATGATAAAACCGGTTGGCCATGGGGTGACGTTGCCTTCAGGTGGTGGTCTGGTTGCTCCGGCGGGAGCCGACACGCTATTTGTTACGCCGTCCGGTCTGGATGTTTCGGGCGGGGTGCCTGCCATGTTCAGCGAAACAGCCAAGATCGAGGCATCCATCAAAAATAGGAGGATCACGGCGGCTGATCTGTTCAAGGCAGCGAGCGCGTTGGAAAAAGCCTACGCTAAGGCTGGCTACCTCCTCGTTCGCGTTTCCCTGCCGCCTCAAACCATCAAGGACGGCAATCGCCTGAAACTGGTGGTCACCAAAGGCTTTATCGAGGCGATTGATACCTCCGCTTTGTCTGAGCGGGTTGAACCTCTTGTTGGCCGGTTCCTTGCCAATCTCGTTGGTCGCAATGACGTCACGCGATCAGACATCGAGAGGCGGTTGCTGCTGGCCGGAGACACGCCGGGGCTTCATCTCAAGTCGGTACTGAAAGCAGGTCAGACGCCCGGCTCGACGGTTATCGTGGTGGATGGCCGTCACGATGCGGTTACGGCATCGGTAAGTCTTGATAATGCCCTGTCCGACGAGATGGGCCGTTGGAGTGTGGGGCTCAATGCCCAGTTCAACAGCCTGCTGGGATTCGGAGAGGTCGTTTACGGGCAGATATCGGGTTATCCCAGCCTCGATGATGAGGCCGTTTTTGACAGTGATCCGCGCAACAGGCAGTTGGCTGCAGGCTTCTCGGTGCCTTTGGGAACCGGGGGAGCCTGGTTGGGTATGGAAGCGGTTGACAGCCGTACCCATCCGACATCCTCGGTTGGCTTTACAGTGCCGGATCATTTTCAGCGCTTTACCACAAGGCTGGGCTATCACTGGATCCGATCCCGCAATGCCAACTTGTCTTCGACCATCAGCTTCGATGTTGCCAGTGAGCTGCAACAGACTGATGTTGGTGGTTCAAGAAATGATTTCACAGAAGACGAGCTACGCATTGTCCGTTTCACGCAGGCCGGTGACATCTTCCCCGATTGGGGTGGGCATCTGAGTGCCAGCGCCACCCTGTCCGTTGGGCTGGATGCTTTGGGAGCCAGACATGGGACAACCAGTTTGCCGCTATCGCGCAATGGGGCGAGCCCCGATTTTGCCAAACTGGACCTCAATGCGCGTTTCTCTCATGCGTTCGGCACCCATTTTGGTGCCTTCTCTCTGGCCGCAAAAGCACAGACCTCCTTTGGGGAGCCTTTGGTTTCTTCAGAGCAAATGGGGATTGCTGGCATGGAGTGGCTTTCTGCGTTCACCAATGGCGATCTTGCCGGAGACAGTGCGCTTGCCGTGCGGGCGGAATGGTCCATGCCAGAAAAGCTCCCGACCATGTTTGATTGGCAGTCTGACATTGGTGGTGCTGTTTCTCCCTACCTCTTTGCAGCAGCTGGCGTCATGTCGCTGGAGCAGCCAACCGCTCAGGAACATGACGTGACCCGAGCGATGTCTGTCGGTGCCGGTCTGCGGATCGGTCTTTCACAAAAGGATAGCGCACGCACGAGCGCTTTGACGCTGGAATATGCCTATGGCGATGCGGACCACGCAGGCGGGCAGAGCCGTTTCAACATCGCCTTGCAGGCCAGCTTCTAG
- a CDS encoding MBG domain-containing protein: MANAKGMRSNQTGILRCLLLPFLLTTSSLTTIPALAGDSLPSGGAVTSGSALISTSGNAMTVTQGTNKAIVNWNSFSIGQGNSVTFVQPSSSSAILNRVTGNTPSSIAGSLNANGQVYLINPNGVAITSSGAVKVGGGFVASTLNIKDEDFLSGNLSFEGDGSSAPVSNDGVISIGRGGYAALMGGTVSNDGLIAVPLGTVGLGSGEQVTLDLSGDGFMQVALPTKDGAEGDRALIENSGTISANGGSVIMKAATAREAARQAVNMTGVVEAQTVSGSNGAIVIGGGAGGKVSVSGKVKATAKNSRGGNIKVTGAEIDLVGAEIVASGATGGGTILVGGKKHGADGVQTATTTSVDEGTKIRADATVEGDGGEVVIWSDALTTYAGTITARGAGTGSGGDAEVSGKQTLSYSGLTDLSAESGQYGTLLLDPYNITITDGGGAGASFTASADDSSLSVSTLITQLGLSDVEISTGSGGTQDGNITIASDVSWSADTTLTLTAANDIYINANISVGGTSAGLTLAYGNDYSIATGSSISFADSSASLVIGGNNYTLLDSMSALDDIDNVGLSGYYALAADLDASGTTYTDALVGLGGANRTFSGLFAGLGHTISNLTISDSATSRYYLGLFGHSSGSIRDIGLIDANISLTSSANNELNVGTLVGYQDGGSVINAYSTGSLSVSGATTVTAGGLIGVTYDSSSIISSHSLATVTATTSGSSELRAGGLIGYHVYHASIQNSYAKGDVTATHTGSAGVYAGGLVGYQSGSSITSSYATGSVGATGTNVSAGGLSGLEIGSNSSMSNSYATGDVTASGSNYVWAGGLIGRNSSGSLSHAYATGATTINAADYAYAGGLIGTASSAKINETYASGAVSASGTTTAAAGGLVGRLSSGSTTLSYFDIETTGQNYGAGTNHSATGITGLTTAEARYSSNYSGWDFDTVWYQTGDMRPILRAEAATGTGAATTISSLHQIALIATDLSGSYYLIDDIDATETDGSDSASVWGSNGWEVVGGAYATPFTGSLNGYDHTISGLTINDTSSSTGYYGMFGYSSGSIQNITIANATVDITSIYNVQTGLLVGSNTGTIQSVSSSGSITTATTSSYALVWSGGLVGYSSGVISNSDSSASVSVTSARSTAYAGGLVGFSRQSISDSYATGTVYASNTSGDLLYAGGLVAWANGGTISNSYATGDVTAYGHGDVDIGGLVGYSSGAVTIATSYATGDVYAESDLRTKAGGLVGNSDRATIINTYATGSVTSVADGASSSDASRSGGLVGFNKGTISYSYATGSISATTTNGTAHEGGLLGFNATAGTITSSYFDTTTSDQTYGVGNDTSASGVTGLVTADFQNTLTFMASASDWNYNTIWAPSISGYYPELYALSPVIRVDGSTTSSYGTSDASVAYDTTIYGSSVPNFYYLGTSNEIDFSDLISSSVVGTSAAGSSFYVSGSEVSVLGSDGNTYRVIYTGKLTVGLKALTITATDASKTYGDTTSFGYTSSGLVNSDSISSVSLSSSGASASADVGTGSYAITASNASGSGLSNYAITYQAGTLTVNPKALTVTATNVSKTYGNKTSLNYTATGLLSGDSLTGALASNGTATTANVGSYSITQGTLANSNYAITYQAGTLTVNPKALTVTATDVSKTYGDTASLGYSSSGLVNSDSISSVTLSSNGATSSADVGTGSYAITASNASGSGLSNYAITYQAGTLTVNPKALTVTATDISKTYGDTASLGYTSSGLVNSDSISSVSLTSNGATSSADVGTGSYAITASNASGSGLSNYAITYQAGTLTVNPKALTVTATDVSKTYGDKTSLNYTATGLLSGDSLTGALASNGTATTANVGSYSITQGTLANSNYAITYQAGTLTVNAKALTITATDASKTYGDTASLGYSSSGLVNSDSISSVSLTSSGATASADVGTGSYAITASNASGSGLSNYAITYQAGTLTVNPKALTVTATDISKTYGDTTSLSYTATGLLSGDSLTGALVSTGVDASANVGSYAITQGTLANGNYAISYLTGSLEVIPAELKISANDVSKELAENIALSYAVSGLLNHDSVTAATLFSEGLSDGATAGEYAILVSDAQGVGLTNYNIVYEEGTLTVPAHAPSAETAGLLFYLKENASSSKSGYGNGSRVLQSSQLAGMTGSASTQPGREPEGNEGTMLTEDAELVGAVCFAGTGNAVACSSN; the protein is encoded by the coding sequence GTGGCAAATGCGAAGGGTATGCGTTCCAACCAGACCGGCATTCTGAGATGTCTGCTTCTCCCCTTTTTGCTGACAACATCCTCGCTGACGACAATCCCGGCGCTTGCCGGTGACAGTTTGCCTTCAGGGGGAGCCGTCACGTCCGGATCGGCTTTGATCAGCACGTCTGGTAACGCTATGACGGTGACGCAAGGAACGAATAAGGCCATCGTCAACTGGAACAGCTTTTCTATCGGGCAAGGCAATTCGGTCACATTTGTTCAACCCTCTTCTTCCTCGGCCATTCTCAACCGGGTAACGGGCAATACGCCTTCTTCCATCGCTGGATCTCTGAACGCCAATGGTCAGGTTTATCTCATCAACCCCAATGGCGTCGCCATTACCTCCTCCGGAGCGGTGAAGGTTGGGGGTGGTTTTGTTGCCTCAACCCTCAACATCAAGGACGAAGATTTCCTCTCCGGCAATCTCAGTTTTGAGGGCGATGGTTCTTCTGCCCCAGTCAGCAATGACGGTGTGATCAGCATCGGCCGTGGTGGTTATGCTGCGCTGATGGGCGGCACGGTCAGCAATGACGGCCTGATTGCGGTGCCATTGGGCACGGTGGGGCTTGGTTCTGGCGAACAGGTTACGCTGGACCTTTCCGGTGACGGCTTCATGCAGGTGGCCTTGCCAACTAAAGACGGAGCCGAAGGCGATCGTGCGCTGATTGAAAATAGCGGCACCATCTCGGCCAATGGTGGCTCAGTCATCATGAAAGCGGCCACCGCTCGCGAAGCCGCACGCCAGGCCGTTAATATGACTGGTGTCGTTGAAGCGCAAACTGTTTCAGGCAGCAATGGTGCCATCGTTATTGGTGGCGGCGCCGGTGGCAAGGTCAGTGTTTCGGGCAAGGTCAAGGCCACTGCCAAAAACAGCAGGGGCGGCAACATCAAGGTGACTGGAGCTGAAATCGATCTGGTTGGCGCCGAGATCGTTGCCTCTGGCGCTACCGGCGGCGGCACGATACTTGTTGGTGGCAAGAAGCACGGGGCCGATGGCGTTCAGACGGCAACAACAACCTCGGTGGATGAAGGCACGAAAATCCGCGCCGATGCAACGGTTGAGGGCGATGGTGGCGAGGTGGTCATCTGGTCAGATGCGCTGACGACCTATGCAGGGACTATCACTGCGCGTGGGGCGGGTACAGGTTCGGGCGGCGATGCGGAAGTGTCTGGCAAACAGACATTGTCCTATAGCGGCCTTACGGATCTGTCTGCCGAAAGCGGCCAATATGGCACTTTGTTGCTTGATCCCTATAACATCACAATCACCGATGGCGGCGGTGCAGGCGCCAGCTTCACGGCTTCGGCAGACGACAGTTCCTTGTCAGTCTCAACACTCATCACCCAATTGGGCTTGTCCGATGTTGAAATCAGCACCGGATCTGGCGGAACGCAAGATGGCAACATCACGATTGCCAGTGACGTCAGTTGGAGCGCCGATACCACCCTTACGCTCACGGCAGCCAACGATATTTACATCAATGCCAATATCTCTGTGGGCGGAACCAGCGCTGGGCTGACGCTCGCCTATGGCAACGACTATTCCATCGCCACAGGCAGCTCCATCAGCTTTGCCGATAGCAGCGCTTCGCTTGTTATAGGTGGTAATAATTATACGTTGCTCGACAGTATGAGCGCACTGGACGATATTGATAATGTGGGGCTTTCGGGCTATTACGCGCTGGCTGCGGATCTGGATGCGTCCGGGACAACCTACACGGATGCCTTGGTGGGCTTGGGCGGCGCTAACCGTACTTTTTCCGGACTCTTCGCAGGTCTGGGGCACACGATTTCAAACCTGACCATCTCTGATTCAGCTACAAGCAGATATTATCTGGGCCTCTTTGGACATAGTTCAGGTAGCATTCGCGACATAGGCCTTATTGATGCAAACATCAGCCTAACGTCTTCGGCAAACAATGAACTCAATGTCGGCACATTGGTTGGCTATCAAGATGGCGGCTCTGTCATCAATGCCTACTCGACAGGCTCCCTTTCGGTCTCAGGGGCTACAACTGTAACTGCTGGAGGTTTGATTGGAGTTACTTACGATAGCAGCTCGATCATTTCCTCGCACTCTCTGGCAACTGTAACTGCAACAACAAGTGGTAGCTCAGAACTAAGAGCAGGCGGACTGATAGGATATCATGTATATCACGCCTCGATACAGAATTCCTACGCAAAGGGTGACGTCACTGCTACGCACACTGGCTCTGCCGGGGTTTATGCTGGTGGACTTGTTGGTTACCAGTCCGGAAGTTCGATCACATCGTCCTACGCGACAGGATCTGTAGGGGCTACAGGTACAAATGTCAGTGCAGGTGGATTGTCTGGCCTGGAAATTGGTAGCAACTCCAGCATGAGCAATTCTTATGCAACAGGTGATGTGACTGCTTCGGGCTCCAACTATGTCTGGGCGGGCGGATTAATCGGCCGAAATTCAAGTGGCTCACTGTCTCACGCCTACGCGACCGGAGCGACCACTATCAATGCCGCAGATTATGCCTATGCCGGAGGCTTGATTGGAACAGCCTCCAGCGCGAAGATCAACGAGACGTATGCATCAGGTGCTGTGTCAGCATCTGGTACGACTACAGCAGCGGCCGGGGGCTTGGTAGGACGGCTTTCCAGTGGCTCGACCACGCTCTCTTATTTCGATATAGAAACGACTGGCCAAAATTATGGGGCAGGTACCAACCACAGCGCCACCGGCATCACTGGGTTGACCACCGCAGAGGCGCGCTATAGCTCGAATTATTCAGGCTGGGATTTCGATACTGTCTGGTATCAGACGGGTGACATGCGCCCAATTCTACGCGCAGAAGCGGCGACGGGAACGGGCGCCGCCACTACCATCTCGAGCTTGCATCAAATTGCCTTGATCGCGACTGATCTTTCCGGTTCCTACTATCTTATTGATGACATCGACGCCACTGAAACGGACGGCAGTGATAGCGCAAGCGTCTGGGGCTCCAATGGCTGGGAAGTCGTGGGAGGCGCTTACGCAACCCCTTTCACAGGCTCATTGAATGGCTATGATCATACCATTTCCGGGCTGACCATCAACGACACTTCGTCGTCGACTGGGTATTATGGCATGTTTGGCTATAGCTCAGGATCCATCCAGAATATTACCATAGCCAACGCTACTGTCGATATTACAAGCATCTATAACGTGCAGACAGGCCTTCTTGTCGGTTCCAATACAGGCACAATCCAGTCAGTCAGCTCTTCGGGATCAATTACCACGGCAACAACATCTTCATATGCTTTGGTCTGGTCTGGCGGCTTGGTTGGTTACAGTAGTGGGGTGATTTCGAACTCAGACTCTAGCGCAAGTGTTTCGGTAACATCGGCTCGTAGCACAGCTTATGCCGGAGGACTGGTAGGATTCAGCAGACAATCCATATCCGATTCCTATGCGACAGGAACGGTCTATGCTTCGAACACAAGCGGTGATCTCCTATATGCAGGAGGATTGGTTGCTTGGGCTAATGGTGGAACCATTTCCAATTCCTATGCAACAGGAGACGTAACCGCTTATGGACATGGTGACGTCGATATTGGCGGTTTGGTTGGCTATTCCTCTGGGGCGGTCACGATTGCAACATCCTATGCGACAGGAGATGTGTATGCCGAGTCGGATCTGCGGACCAAGGCGGGGGGCTTGGTTGGCAACAGTGATAGAGCAACCATCATTAACACCTACGCGACAGGAAGCGTGACTTCAGTCGCGGATGGTGCATCATCTTCTGATGCGTCGCGCTCTGGTGGCCTGGTTGGCTTCAACAAGGGTACGATAAGTTACAGCTATGCTACTGGAAGTATATCCGCAACAACAACCAATGGCACCGCCCATGAAGGTGGTCTTCTCGGTTTTAACGCCACGGCAGGTACCATTACATCATCCTATTTCGATACAACAACTTCTGACCAGACCTATGGCGTTGGCAATGATACGAGTGCAAGCGGTGTAACTGGGCTGGTTACTGCCGACTTCCAGAATACCCTCACTTTCATGGCATCCGCTTCCGACTGGAACTACAATACCATCTGGGCTCCTTCCATCAGCGGCTACTATCCTGAGCTTTATGCTCTGTCGCCCGTGATACGCGTTGATGGCTCTACGACCTCCTCCTACGGCACAAGTGATGCTTCGGTAGCCTATGATACAACGATCTACGGATCGTCTGTGCCAAACTTCTACTATTTAGGGACAAGCAATGAGATCGATTTCTCGGATTTGATCTCTTCGAGTGTGGTAGGCACGTCTGCTGCCGGTTCTTCTTTTTATGTCAGTGGATCTGAAGTGTCGGTTCTTGGAAGCGATGGGAATACTTACCGAGTTATTTATACTGGTAAATTGACCGTTGGTCTCAAAGCCTTGACCATCACGGCAACGGACGCCAGCAAGACCTATGGGGATACCACGAGTTTTGGTTACACCAGCTCCGGTCTCGTGAATAGCGATAGCATCAGCTCGGTTTCCCTGTCATCAAGCGGGGCTTCAGCAAGTGCTGATGTGGGAACGGGCAGTTATGCAATTACCGCGTCCAATGCATCTGGTTCCGGGCTATCCAACTACGCCATTACCTATCAAGCTGGTACGCTGACTGTGAACCCCAAGGCCTTGACCGTTACCGCAACGAACGTCAGCAAGACCTACGGGAATAAGACAAGCCTTAACTACACAGCGACAGGCCTGCTGAGTGGCGATAGTCTCACAGGGGCGCTTGCCAGCAACGGCACCGCGACCACTGCAAATGTCGGCTCCTATTCGATCACGCAGGGCACGCTCGCCAACAGCAACTACGCGATCACCTATCAAGCAGGTACGCTGACAGTGAACCCCAAGGCCTTGACCGTCACGGCAACGGACGTCAGCAAGACCTATGGGGATACGGCGAGCCTTGGCTACAGCAGTTCCGGTCTCGTGAATAGCGACAGCATCAGCTCGGTTACTCTGTCATCAAACGGCGCAACATCCAGTGCCGATGTGGGAACGGGCAGTTATGCAATTACCGCATCCAATGCGTCCGGTTCCGGGCTATCCAACTACGCTATCACTTATCAGGCAGGTACGCTGACAGTGAACCCCAAGGCCTTGACTGTCACGGCAACGGACATCAGCAAGACCTATGGGGATACGGCGAGCCTTGGCTACACCAGCTCCGGTCTCGTGAATAGCGACAGCATCAGCTCGGTTTCCCTAACCTCAAACGGCGCAACATCCAGTGCCGATGTGGGAACGGGCAGTTATGCAATTACCGCATCCAATGCGTCCGGTTCCGGGCTATCCAACTACGCTATCACTTATCAGGCAGGTACGCTGACAGTGAACCCCAAGGCCTTGACCGTTACCGCAACGGACGTCAGCAAGACCTACGGGGATAAGACAAGCCTTAACTACACAGCGACAGGCCTGCTGAGTGGCGATAGTCTCACAGGGGCGCTTGCCAGCAACGGCACCGCGACCACAGCAAATGTCGGCTCCTATTCGATCACGCAGGGCACGCTCGCCAACAGCAACTATGCGATCACCTATCAAGCGGGCACGCTCACTGTGAACGCCAAGGCTCTGACCATTACGGCAACGGACGCCAGCAAGACCTATGGGGATACGGCGAGCCTTGGCTACAGCAGCTCCGGTCTCGTAAACAGCGACAGCATCAGCTCGGTTTCCCTAACCTCAAGCGGCGCGACGGCAAGCGCCGACGTGGGAACGGGGAGTTATGCAATTACCGCGTCCAATGCGTCTGGCTCCGGGCTATCCAACTACGCCATTACCTATCAAGCAGGTACGCTGACTGTGAACCCCAAGGCCTTGACTGTCACGGCAACGGACATCAGCAAGACCTATGGGGATACGACAAGCCTGAGCTACACGGCGACGGGCCTTTTGAGTGGCGATAGTCTCACAGGGGCACTTGTCAGCACAGGCGTTGATGCCTCCGCGAATGTTGGGTCTTATGCAATCACGCAGGGTACGCTCGCCAACGGCAACTATGCCATCTCGTATCTTACGGGTAGCCTGGAGGTTATCCCGGCTGAACTCAAGATTTCCGCCAATGACGTGAGCAAGGAACTTGCCGAAAATATTGCTCTTTCCTATGCGGTTTCAGGATTGCTCAATCATGACAGTGTCACTGCGGCCACGCTCTTCTCCGAAGGGCTGAGTGATGGGGCAACCGCAGGAGAATATGCCATTCTCGTCAGCGATGCTCAGGGGGTAGGGCTCACGAACTATAACATTGTCTATGAAGAGGGCACTCTGACCGTTCCGGCACATGCCCCAAGTGCGGAGACTGCTGGCCTGCTTTTTTACCTTAAGGAAAATGCGTCATCATCAAAGTCTGGCTATGGCAATGGAAGCCGAGTTCTTCAATCAAGCCAGCTTGCAGGCATGACCGGCTCAGCCTCAACGCAGCCGGGTCGGGAACCCGAGGGCAATGAAGGAACGATGTTGACCGAAGATGCCGAACTTGTCGGTGCAGTCTGTTTTGCCGGAACCGGGAATGCAGTGGCTTGCAGCAGTAACTAG
- a CDS encoding response regulator produces the protein MSQILLAEDDNDMRRFLSRALQNAGYEVVSFDNGKSAYDRLREEPFTLLLTDIVMPEMDGIELARRATELDPDLKVMFITGFAAVALNPDSNTPKDAKVLSKPFHLRDLVNEVSKMLAA, from the coding sequence ATGTCGCAGATTTTGCTTGCTGAAGACGACAATGACATGCGCCGCTTCCTTTCGCGTGCGCTGCAGAATGCGGGATATGAAGTCGTCTCGTTTGATAACGGGAAAAGCGCATATGACCGGTTGCGCGAAGAGCCATTCACCTTGTTGCTCACCGATATTGTCATGCCGGAAATGGATGGCATTGAGTTGGCAAGGCGCGCAACCGAGCTTGATCCTGATCTGAAGGTGATGTTCATCACCGGATTCGCAGCGGTGGCGCTGAACCCGGACAGCAACACGCCAAAAGATGCCAAGGTGCTTTCCAAGCCTTTCCATTTGCGGGATCTGGTGAATGAAGTCAGCAAGATGCTGGCTGCCTGA
- a CDS encoding N-formylglutamate amidohydrolase — translation MRKVHADQSLCGDKKRTESALNPDDFQPTDTLDVPFWIERPEQQLAPFLFSSPHSGRCYTAEFKKASRLTELELRSSEDSYVDLLFSKVTSFGVPFMAANFPRAYLDLNREPYELDPIVFKDPLPAYAKTSGTRVGSGLGTIARIVSERKEIYRHKLSLEEGLARIETLYKPYHQTLRRELALAHVNFGYACLIDCHSMPSRVFQNANPNNRPDIVLGDRYGASCHPSLISSAKSILGHLGLRVDINRPYAGGFITQHYGRPMKGLHALQIEIDRSLYMNEDTFEPVPHFQELVDLFGRFSELLIQCASDALYPTAAAAE, via the coding sequence GTGCGGAAGGTCCATGCAGATCAGTCGCTCTGCGGCGACAAGAAAAGAACCGAGAGCGCATTGAACCCTGACGATTTTCAGCCAACTGATACGCTGGATGTGCCATTTTGGATAGAAAGGCCCGAGCAGCAATTGGCGCCTTTTCTCTTCAGCTCACCCCATTCAGGGCGATGCTATACGGCAGAGTTTAAAAAGGCCAGTCGACTGACCGAACTTGAATTGCGCAGCTCTGAGGATTCCTATGTCGATCTGCTCTTTTCTAAAGTGACATCCTTCGGTGTGCCGTTCATGGCAGCCAATTTTCCCCGTGCCTATCTGGATCTCAATCGTGAACCCTACGAGCTGGACCCGATTGTCTTCAAGGATCCCCTTCCCGCCTATGCCAAAACGTCAGGCACAAGGGTTGGTAGCGGTTTGGGCACAATCGCTCGCATCGTTTCCGAACGCAAGGAAATCTACCGCCACAAGCTGAGCCTTGAAGAAGGGCTGGCGCGGATCGAAACGCTTTACAAGCCCTATCACCAAACCTTGCGCAGAGAGCTCGCCTTGGCGCATGTGAATTTCGGCTATGCTTGCCTCATCGATTGCCACTCGATGCCATCGCGTGTGTTTCAAAATGCCAATCCGAACAACCGCCCCGATATCGTTCTGGGGGATCGCTATGGCGCCAGCTGCCACCCGTCCTTGATCAGCTCGGCCAAGAGCATCCTTGGCCATTTGGGTTTGCGCGTGGACATCAACCGTCCCTATGCCGGCGGTTTCATCACCCAGCATTACGGGCGTCCGATGAAAGGGCTCCATGCTCTGCAAATCGAAATTGATCGCAGCCTCTACATGAATGAGGACACTTTCGAGCCTGTTCCTCACTTTCAGGAGCTGGTTGACCTGTTCGGACGCTTCTCCGAGCTGCTTATACAATGTGCAAGCGACGCTCTATACCCAACTGCGGCTGCCGCAGAGTAG
- a CDS encoding DUF2282 domain-containing protein, whose amino-acid sequence MSTKVNTLSATFFAGAIATIVSAGALTTLSVDGAQAAEKEKCYGVALKGQNDCKAGAGTTCAGTSTEDYQGNAWKLVPKGTCTTMKTPNGMGSLEPIEG is encoded by the coding sequence ATGTCCACCAAAGTTAATACGCTTTCTGCAACATTTTTCGCCGGTGCCATTGCCACCATCGTTTCTGCTGGCGCTCTGACCACATTGTCCGTTGACGGCGCACAGGCTGCCGAAAAGGAAAAATGCTACGGCGTCGCGCTCAAAGGCCAGAATGACTGCAAGGCGGGTGCAGGCACCACATGTGCAGGCACCTCCACCGAAGACTATCAGGGCAACGCATGGAAACTGGTCCCCAAAGGCACCTGCACGACCATGAAAACCCCGAACGGCATGGGCAGCCTGGAACCGATCGAAGGCTGA